A stretch of Mucilaginibacter terrae DNA encodes these proteins:
- a CDS encoding bestrophin family protein encodes MLIKKRISISYFLRFIRWDLLAIACYALLAGTFDHYGILADVKIPLAVTAFTGTVLSLLLAFRTSQSYERWWEARVVWGAIVNDSRSLIRQVKNFMPNTPEGLAVTIDFARRQGIWCFTLSESLRKCEHSTKVKDYFAAKGEDSANKPNRILDHHAEALAQAAERFGLNPNKQVQIDNTIVKLCDSMGKCERIKNTVFPNAYSVLIHCLIYVLMTMLPFGLEDQSKLVEISLTIIVPALFIAIEQTAILMQDPFENRPTDTPMTTLSKSIENTLLEMVGQPPANKIEPPTKYYVM; translated from the coding sequence TAAGTTATTTCCTAAGATTTATAAGGTGGGATTTATTGGCCATTGCCTGTTACGCACTGCTGGCCGGCACTTTTGATCATTACGGTATACTGGCCGATGTTAAGATACCTTTGGCGGTTACCGCATTTACAGGCACTGTTTTGTCGTTGTTGCTTGCATTTCGTACCTCGCAATCATACGAGCGGTGGTGGGAAGCACGGGTGGTTTGGGGCGCCATTGTGAATGATAGCCGTAGCTTGATAAGGCAGGTAAAAAACTTTATGCCAAATACTCCCGAAGGCTTGGCCGTAACCATAGATTTTGCCCGCAGGCAGGGCATATGGTGTTTTACCCTATCCGAAAGTTTACGTAAGTGCGAGCATAGTACTAAAGTGAAAGACTATTTTGCCGCCAAAGGAGAAGACAGTGCCAATAAACCCAACCGCATACTCGACCACCATGCCGAAGCCTTGGCCCAGGCTGCTGAAAGGTTTGGTTTGAACCCCAACAAGCAGGTACAAATTGACAATACCATTGTAAAGCTATGCGACTCCATGGGGAAGTGCGAGCGCATTAAAAATACCGTGTTCCCTAATGCATATAGTGTGTTGATACACTGCTTAATATACGTGCTGATGACCATGCTGCCCTTTGGCCTCGAAGACCAAAGCAAACTGGTAGAAATATCGCTCACCATTATAGTGCCCGCATTGTTTATTGCCATAGAGCAAACCGCCATTTTAATGCAGGACCCATTTGAAAACCGCCCTACCGATACCCCAATGACCACCCTGTCTAAGTCGATTGAAAATACGTTGCTGGAGATGGTGGGCCAACCACCGGCCAATAAAATTGAGCCGCCTACCAAATATTACGTAATGTAG